Proteins co-encoded in one Alphaproteobacteria bacterium genomic window:
- a CDS encoding site-specific integrase, with protein sequence MRIQVNITKRHQRRKLNDGSVKEYDRYVVNYRNPKTGKRVQQFYERQKEAQAAQRQILVDLDQGIFSNEKQNLTVAEAYDYWIKNRSMEIKRMTLRGYGCYLNYIVGPLLSGTPKQRMAHKLTGKIPPDCQLVPMLGDIKISELTTADIRAWHRQLSEMVGSYSARRSMQRLKTILGLAAEDYNLRPPVMPARLGRGKRKEKKAILSPGQIALLLREAKKDQRWGIYYAFPFMAGTRPSEQLALHWEDVDFERGFITIRRMIERDGAVTNFTKTEAGMREIPLWSDLREALLGWKKRCPRKDGELKLVFPGYGKKNQWPCPQLGGNPMLYVNFRKRVWAPAFKRLAALSIPYVTPHSARHSFISTLQERGVEVGLVAKIAGHSNPAVTLSYYTHAVRGGQDALETLSEAFT encoded by the coding sequence ATGCGCATTCAAGTTAACATCACCAAACGCCATCAGCGGCGAAAACTAAATGACGGATCGGTCAAGGAATATGACCGTTACGTCGTCAATTACCGCAACCCAAAGACTGGGAAGCGTGTGCAGCAATTCTACGAGCGCCAGAAAGAGGCTCAAGCGGCGCAGCGCCAAATCCTCGTCGATCTCGATCAAGGTATTTTCTCGAACGAGAAGCAAAATTTGACGGTTGCCGAAGCCTACGATTACTGGATCAAGAATCGCAGCATGGAGATAAAGCGAATGACGTTGCGCGGGTACGGCTGTTACCTGAATTATATCGTCGGCCCGTTGCTCAGCGGGACGCCGAAACAACGGATGGCACACAAATTAACGGGTAAAATTCCACCCGACTGTCAGCTCGTCCCCATGCTGGGCGATATCAAAATCAGTGAACTAACTACAGCAGACATTCGTGCATGGCATCGTCAATTATCCGAAATGGTCGGCAGCTATTCGGCACGCCGTTCAATGCAGCGGCTGAAAACCATTCTTGGCTTAGCAGCAGAGGATTACAATTTGCGACCACCAGTCATGCCTGCGCGTCTAGGGCGGGGCAAGCGCAAGGAGAAGAAAGCTATATTATCACCGGGGCAAATCGCTTTGCTACTACGCGAGGCCAAGAAAGACCAGCGGTGGGGTATCTACTACGCCTTCCCCTTCATGGCTGGTACTCGGCCCTCTGAACAACTGGCCCTACATTGGGAGGACGTGGATTTCGAGCGTGGCTTCATCACAATCCGACGAATGATTGAACGCGATGGCGCCGTTACCAACTTTACCAAGACAGAGGCTGGTATGCGTGAGATACCTCTATGGAGTGATCTGCGCGAAGCGTTGCTGGGCTGGAAGAAGCGCTGCCCACGCAAGGATGGTGAACTCAAATTGGTATTCCCAGGATATGGAAAGAAGAACCAATGGCCCTGCCCTCAGCTTGGCGGCAATCCGATGCTCTATGTCAACTTCCGCAAACGCGTCTGGGCTCCGGCCTTCAAGCGGCTGGCGGCATTAAGTATCCCCTACGTCACTCCGCATAGCGCCCGTCACAGCTTCATTTCGACACTGCAAGAACGCGGCGTAGAAGTTGGATTAGTTGCTAAGATCGCTGGTCATTCCAACCCTGCGGTCACGTTATCGTACTACACGCATGCGGTACGCGGCGGACAGGATGCATTGGAAACGCTGAGTGAAGCCTTCACTTGA